One Vigna unguiculata cultivar IT97K-499-35 chromosome 7, ASM411807v1, whole genome shotgun sequence genomic region harbors:
- the LOC114189831 gene encoding probable E3 ubiquitin-protein ligase ZFP1 isoform X3 has translation MGHRHLYSSSPMFDGEPDQNWNHMHTDQQYVNLGRNTTSDNGSFIYPMENMSIDGISFPSHWNTAPRSNGYTSTSLNIEAPSHQTDISGTSHDHFLHPSSGGMFYAVSENYVHQPSSSNYDRQSFPVADGGFIDLTMGNGRGPGPHKRKSPGVPSVCERGSTSRCFNAASANAADRPTSSELRPEKPTMDSLYMPWDHVNMTPDHVNMTPSFRGRGLSIRGESSLRNVRSRSTLDLESNLARTHLSNTHSHNSFSTGPQMDHSSMVDLSTQTSGSLTRDWSQMSVCPAHGRVPSSDANAFNHEASHFLVGSGSSNAPVDVGGFHNEFGTSRNPTAPQSFHNNCPAQPARGVRSNYSQRSTPTFRASSSLRLGRMAPSDDGLHMVAESYSSRHPRPLTTIGWHSNDRNGRSRIHSDRYRALADEGFMIVDRTSLYGRNMIDQHRDMRMDIDNMSYEELLALGERIGHVSTGLSEDLISKYLTETIYCSSEPSQEEEACAICLEEYKNVDDVGTLKACGHDYHVSCIRKWLSMKKVCPICKASALPEETKDK, from the exons ATGGGGCATAGACATTTATATAGCTCATCTCCAATGTTTGATGGTGAACCTGACCAGAACTGGAATCATATGCATACTGATCAACAATATGTGAACCTTG GTAGGAATACCACTTCCGACAATGGCTCTTTTATTTATCCTATGGAAAATATGTCAATAGATGGCATCTCTTTTCCATCTCATTGGAACACTGCTCCAAGGTCAAATGGGTATACCTCCACAAGTCTCAACATTGAAGCACCCTCTCATCAAACAGATATATCAGGCACTTCTCATGATCATTTTCTGCATCCATCAAGTGGTGGAATGTTTTATGCGGTGTCTGAAAATTATGTACACCAGCCTTCTAGTTCCAATTATGACAGACAATCATTTCCCGTTGCTGATGGGGGTTTTATTGATCTCACAATGGGAAATGGGCGAGGGCCTGGGCCTCACAAGCGGAAGAGCCCTGGAGTTCCTTCCGTCTGTGAGAGAGGAAGTACAAGCAGATGTTTTAATGCTGCAAGTGCAAATGCAGCTGATCGTCCTACATCTTCAGAATTGCGGCCTGAGAAGCCCACTATGGATTCACTATATATGCCTTGGGATCATGTTAATATGACACCTGATCATGTGAATATGACACCGTCATTTAGAGGTAGAGGCCTTTCAATACGGGGTGAGAGTTCTTTAAGGAATGTGAGGAGTCGTTCTACACTTGATTTGGAATCAAACTTGGCTCGGACCCATTTATCGAATACTCATTCACACAACTCATTCTCTACCGGTCCCCAAATGGACCATTCTAGCATGGTAGATCTTTCTACTCAAACTTCTGGATCTTTGACAAGGGATTGGAGCCAAATGAGTGTGTGTCCTGCTCATGGAAGGGTGCCATCATCAG ATGCAAATGCTTTTAATCATGAGGCAAGTCATTTCCTTGTTGGAAGTGGTTCTAGTAATGCTCCTGTAGATGTTGGAGGTTTTCATAATGAATTTGGAACTAGCAGAAATCCTACTGCTCCACAAAGTTTTCATAATAATTGTCCGGCTCAGCCTGCTAGAGGAGTTCGCAGTAACTACTCTCAAAGATCCACTCCAACTTTTAGGGCTTCTTCCAGCTTGCGCTTGGGTCGCATGGCACCTTCTGATGATGGATTGCATATGGTGGCTGAAAGTTACTCTTCTAGACATCCAAGGCCATTGACCACCATTGGCTGGCACAGCAATGATAGAAATGGAAGGTCAAGAATACATAGTGATAGATATCGAGCATTGGCTGATGAG GGTTTCATGATTGTTGATCGCACTTCACTGTATGGTAGGAATATGATTGATCAGCATAGAGACATGAGGATGGACATAGACAACATGAGTTATGAG GAACTCCTTGCACTCGGAGAGAGAATAGGCCATGTGAGCACCGGATTGTCTGAGGATTTGATTTCCAAGTATTTGACAGAAACGATATACTGTTCATCCGAGCCAAGTCAAGAAGAAGAAGCTTGTGCAATCTGCCTG GAAGAATACAAGAACGTGGACGATGTTGGAACGCTGAAAGCTTGTGGGCATGATTACCATGTGAGTTGCATTAGAAAGTGGTTATCTATGAAGAAAGTATGTCCTATCTGCAAAGCTTCTGCTTTGCCTGAGGAAACGAAggataaataa
- the LOC114189831 gene encoding probable E3 ubiquitin-protein ligase RHG1A isoform X1 yields MGHRHLYSSSPMFDGEPDQNWNHMHTDQQYVNLGRNTTSDNGSFIYPMENMSIDGISFPSHWNTAPRSNGYTSTSLNIEAPSHQTDISGTSHDHFLHPSSGGMFYAVSENYVHQPSSSNYDRQSFPVADGGFIDLTMGNGRGPGPHKRKSPGVPSVCERGSTSRCFNAASANAADRPTSSELRPEKPTMDSLYMPWDHVNMTPDHVNMTPSFRGRGLSIRGESSLRNVRSRSTLDLESNLARTHLSNTHSHNSFSTGPQMDHSSMVDLSTQTSGSLTRDWSQMSVCPAHGRVPSSDANAFNHEASHFLVGSGSSNAPVDVGGFHNEFGTSRNPTAPQSFHNNCPAQPARGVRSNYSQRSTPTFRASSSLRLGRMAPSDDGLHMVAESYSSRHPRPLTTIGWHSNDRNGRSRIHSDRYRALADEVGLNDQFNFEVSMASSLKSFVLGFMIVDRTSLYGRNMIDQHRDMRMDIDNMSYEELLALGERIGHVSTGLSEDLISKYLTETIYCSSEPSQEEEACAICLEEYKNVDDVGTLKACGHDYHVSCIRKWLSMKKVCPICKASALPEETKDK; encoded by the exons ATGGGGCATAGACATTTATATAGCTCATCTCCAATGTTTGATGGTGAACCTGACCAGAACTGGAATCATATGCATACTGATCAACAATATGTGAACCTTG GTAGGAATACCACTTCCGACAATGGCTCTTTTATTTATCCTATGGAAAATATGTCAATAGATGGCATCTCTTTTCCATCTCATTGGAACACTGCTCCAAGGTCAAATGGGTATACCTCCACAAGTCTCAACATTGAAGCACCCTCTCATCAAACAGATATATCAGGCACTTCTCATGATCATTTTCTGCATCCATCAAGTGGTGGAATGTTTTATGCGGTGTCTGAAAATTATGTACACCAGCCTTCTAGTTCCAATTATGACAGACAATCATTTCCCGTTGCTGATGGGGGTTTTATTGATCTCACAATGGGAAATGGGCGAGGGCCTGGGCCTCACAAGCGGAAGAGCCCTGGAGTTCCTTCCGTCTGTGAGAGAGGAAGTACAAGCAGATGTTTTAATGCTGCAAGTGCAAATGCAGCTGATCGTCCTACATCTTCAGAATTGCGGCCTGAGAAGCCCACTATGGATTCACTATATATGCCTTGGGATCATGTTAATATGACACCTGATCATGTGAATATGACACCGTCATTTAGAGGTAGAGGCCTTTCAATACGGGGTGAGAGTTCTTTAAGGAATGTGAGGAGTCGTTCTACACTTGATTTGGAATCAAACTTGGCTCGGACCCATTTATCGAATACTCATTCACACAACTCATTCTCTACCGGTCCCCAAATGGACCATTCTAGCATGGTAGATCTTTCTACTCAAACTTCTGGATCTTTGACAAGGGATTGGAGCCAAATGAGTGTGTGTCCTGCTCATGGAAGGGTGCCATCATCAG ATGCAAATGCTTTTAATCATGAGGCAAGTCATTTCCTTGTTGGAAGTGGTTCTAGTAATGCTCCTGTAGATGTTGGAGGTTTTCATAATGAATTTGGAACTAGCAGAAATCCTACTGCTCCACAAAGTTTTCATAATAATTGTCCGGCTCAGCCTGCTAGAGGAGTTCGCAGTAACTACTCTCAAAGATCCACTCCAACTTTTAGGGCTTCTTCCAGCTTGCGCTTGGGTCGCATGGCACCTTCTGATGATGGATTGCATATGGTGGCTGAAAGTTACTCTTCTAGACATCCAAGGCCATTGACCACCATTGGCTGGCACAGCAATGATAGAAATGGAAGGTCAAGAATACATAGTGATAGATATCGAGCATTGGCTGATGAGGTTGGTCTCAATGATCAATTTAACTTTGAGGTATCTATGGCATCTTCTCTCAAGAGCTTTGTTCTT GGTTTCATGATTGTTGATCGCACTTCACTGTATGGTAGGAATATGATTGATCAGCATAGAGACATGAGGATGGACATAGACAACATGAGTTATGAG GAACTCCTTGCACTCGGAGAGAGAATAGGCCATGTGAGCACCGGATTGTCTGAGGATTTGATTTCCAAGTATTTGACAGAAACGATATACTGTTCATCCGAGCCAAGTCAAGAAGAAGAAGCTTGTGCAATCTGCCTG GAAGAATACAAGAACGTGGACGATGTTGGAACGCTGAAAGCTTGTGGGCATGATTACCATGTGAGTTGCATTAGAAAGTGGTTATCTATGAAGAAAGTATGTCCTATCTGCAAAGCTTCTGCTTTGCCTGAGGAAACGAAggataaataa
- the LOC114189831 gene encoding probable E3 ubiquitin-protein ligase RHG1A isoform X2, translating into MGHRHLYSSSPMFDGEPDQNWNHMHTDQQYVNLGRNTTSDNGSFIYPMENMSIDGISFPSHWNTAPRSNGYTSTSLNIEAPSHQTDISGTSHDHFLHPSSGGMFYAVSENYVHQPSSSNYDRQSFPVADGGFIDLTMGNGRGPGPHKRKSPGVPSVCERGSTSRCFNAASANAADRPTSSELRPEKPTMDSLYMPWDHVNMTPDHVNMTPSFRGRGLSIRGESSLRNVRSRSTLDLESNLARTHLSNTHSHNSFSTGPQMDHSSMVDLSTQTSGSLTRDWSQMSVCPAHGRVPSSDANAFNHEASHFLVGSGSSNAPVDVGGFHNEFGTSRNPTAPQSFHNNCPAQPARGVRSNYSQRSTPTFRASSSLRLGRMAPSDDGLHMVAESYSSRHPRPLTTIGWHSNDRNGRSRIHSDRYRALADEVGLNDQFNFEGFMIVDRTSLYGRNMIDQHRDMRMDIDNMSYEELLALGERIGHVSTGLSEDLISKYLTETIYCSSEPSQEEEACAICLEEYKNVDDVGTLKACGHDYHVSCIRKWLSMKKVCPICKASALPEETKDK; encoded by the exons ATGGGGCATAGACATTTATATAGCTCATCTCCAATGTTTGATGGTGAACCTGACCAGAACTGGAATCATATGCATACTGATCAACAATATGTGAACCTTG GTAGGAATACCACTTCCGACAATGGCTCTTTTATTTATCCTATGGAAAATATGTCAATAGATGGCATCTCTTTTCCATCTCATTGGAACACTGCTCCAAGGTCAAATGGGTATACCTCCACAAGTCTCAACATTGAAGCACCCTCTCATCAAACAGATATATCAGGCACTTCTCATGATCATTTTCTGCATCCATCAAGTGGTGGAATGTTTTATGCGGTGTCTGAAAATTATGTACACCAGCCTTCTAGTTCCAATTATGACAGACAATCATTTCCCGTTGCTGATGGGGGTTTTATTGATCTCACAATGGGAAATGGGCGAGGGCCTGGGCCTCACAAGCGGAAGAGCCCTGGAGTTCCTTCCGTCTGTGAGAGAGGAAGTACAAGCAGATGTTTTAATGCTGCAAGTGCAAATGCAGCTGATCGTCCTACATCTTCAGAATTGCGGCCTGAGAAGCCCACTATGGATTCACTATATATGCCTTGGGATCATGTTAATATGACACCTGATCATGTGAATATGACACCGTCATTTAGAGGTAGAGGCCTTTCAATACGGGGTGAGAGTTCTTTAAGGAATGTGAGGAGTCGTTCTACACTTGATTTGGAATCAAACTTGGCTCGGACCCATTTATCGAATACTCATTCACACAACTCATTCTCTACCGGTCCCCAAATGGACCATTCTAGCATGGTAGATCTTTCTACTCAAACTTCTGGATCTTTGACAAGGGATTGGAGCCAAATGAGTGTGTGTCCTGCTCATGGAAGGGTGCCATCATCAG ATGCAAATGCTTTTAATCATGAGGCAAGTCATTTCCTTGTTGGAAGTGGTTCTAGTAATGCTCCTGTAGATGTTGGAGGTTTTCATAATGAATTTGGAACTAGCAGAAATCCTACTGCTCCACAAAGTTTTCATAATAATTGTCCGGCTCAGCCTGCTAGAGGAGTTCGCAGTAACTACTCTCAAAGATCCACTCCAACTTTTAGGGCTTCTTCCAGCTTGCGCTTGGGTCGCATGGCACCTTCTGATGATGGATTGCATATGGTGGCTGAAAGTTACTCTTCTAGACATCCAAGGCCATTGACCACCATTGGCTGGCACAGCAATGATAGAAATGGAAGGTCAAGAATACATAGTGATAGATATCGAGCATTGGCTGATGAGGTTGGTCTCAATGATCAATTTAACTTTGAG GGTTTCATGATTGTTGATCGCACTTCACTGTATGGTAGGAATATGATTGATCAGCATAGAGACATGAGGATGGACATAGACAACATGAGTTATGAG GAACTCCTTGCACTCGGAGAGAGAATAGGCCATGTGAGCACCGGATTGTCTGAGGATTTGATTTCCAAGTATTTGACAGAAACGATATACTGTTCATCCGAGCCAAGTCAAGAAGAAGAAGCTTGTGCAATCTGCCTG GAAGAATACAAGAACGTGGACGATGTTGGAACGCTGAAAGCTTGTGGGCATGATTACCATGTGAGTTGCATTAGAAAGTGGTTATCTATGAAGAAAGTATGTCCTATCTGCAAAGCTTCTGCTTTGCCTGAGGAAACGAAggataaataa